The Leopardus geoffroyi isolate Oge1 chromosome C1, O.geoffroyi_Oge1_pat1.0, whole genome shotgun sequence sequence GGTTCTGCTGGGCTCAGTATAACCCAAATACCAAGCCTGGACGGACATCTATTGTCCATCTGTTTGAGTGGCGCTGGGCTGACATTGCTCTTGAATGTGAGCGATACTTAGCTCCCAAAGGATTTGGAGGGGTTCAGGTGGGTATTATTCTTAGTATAAATTGCAAAGTTTGCTGTGCTTGTAGTAAATGGTATTATGATCTGTATCTGTGAAGCTGGAAGATTTTACTGCACAAATAGGTACTCTAAAATGGTttactgaggaagaaaaaaatttagtattATTGACaactttatgttttgtttctgataTAAACCTTCTTCAGGAGGACATTTCCAATGTGGTAGTTAAAAATGTAGCTGTATATGCAAAGATTCAGAAATAAGTTTAGATCATTGATTATGTTATAGAGTATCTGCTGATATAAAGTAACCCATAATATGATACTTATTGTTTATTTGTAGATCTCTCCACCCAATGAAAATGTTGTGATTAATAGCCCTTTAAGACCTTGGTGGGAAAGATACCAACCAGTTAGCTACAAGTTATGCACAAgatcaggaaatgaaaatgaattcaaagaCATGGTGACTAGATGTAACAACGTTGGTGTAAGtgaattaaaatttcctttaaaaacattatttaggaaaattctctctcttgtctcctgtTCCTTATGAGCAGAATATTTTccatagttttttattttattttattttactctacaCTTAAGCTATAACTAGAACTTAATTGTTACCTATGTTTAGCTTTTGTAAATCTTTGTATATGTACCATTTGTCTACTAAAGAAAATTTCAATCAAAGTTTAAAgccaaaattatttataaagcaaatataacTGTACACATTTCTGGGGAATACTTTCTAGTTAGGAATTGGAAATTCCAGTTGcaatatttgttataatttttatgtggCTTGTATATGCACCTATAATTTCTGGGTCTTCTTCCCCATAGGTTTTTTGATGGTAAATAGTTATATTATGAGAGATTTACCTTCCTCTCTTTAGATGCTAAGTAGATAATAGAGGCTAGCTGCTTCTTTCTTAGGATGATGCATGGAAATTTCAAAAACCAATGTTCTCTCCTGTCTTCTATGATTCTGATCTGTCCCCCCAAAAGgctatttgcattttttcatAGTTATGGTAGTTTTAGTTACCAGTTtgtcatttatgtaaatattttaccaaGAGGGTAAAATGCACATAGGTATTCAGTTCACATGGATTTCCCTTCACACTTAACTTTTGGTTTACTAGGAAggtaagttaaaaaataacaaataccagTTTTGGAGTGTGATTAACATGCTGTAAACTTTAGTCGATAATACTATAGATTTCTACCTCTCTAAAGACAAACTGAAatagaaactttgtttttcagGTCCATATTTATGTGGATGCTGTAATTAATCATATGAGTGGGAATGGTGTGGGTGCAGGAACAAGCAGTACTTGTGGAAGTTACTTCAACCCTGGAAATAGAGATTTTCCAGCAGTCCCATTCTCTCATTGGGATTTTAATGATGGTAAATGTAGAACTGGAAGTGGAGACATTGAGAACTATAATGATCCTTATcaggtaattaaagaaaaaaaccacagtgaTTGGAATAAAGAGCTATCCGTGCCTTTAATTATCCACATGTAGCTTATTGATCTTCATTTTAAATACTGGTTTAGATTCCTTATGAAAATAAGGATTCCAAGTCTgactctttaaaaattagaaactcaaatcagtatttaaaatctttttcccaATTAAATTtgtcccaattaaaaaaaaaaaaaaaaactcatctaCTTTATTTCCTACATACTCCATTTTTTCTAATACATCAAAGGTATGTCCATACTAGAATGTCAGTATGTTCAGTTCCCAATGCAAAAAAGACACTATAGAAACACctgttaatgaataaatgaatgaataatcaaaTGGATTGTCAGGTTAAGGTGGTGTTTTGTGTATCAATCACAAAATTTTTACCTCAATAGGTCAGAGATTGTCGTCTGGTCGGTCTTCTTGATCTTGCACTGGAGAAAGATTATGTGCGTTCTAAGATTGCTGAATATCTGAACCGCCTCATTGACATTGGTGTAGCAGGGTTCAGAATCGATGCTTCTAAGCACATGTGGCCTGGAGACATGAAGGCAATTTTGGATAAACTGCATAATCTAAATACAAACTGGTTCCCCGAAGGAAGTAAACCCTTCATTTACCAGGAGGTACATcagtacatatatgtatatgtatttcataggtatatgaaaaaatataatttaattaattagaaaataaatggtaGATTTAATTAAAGATACAATTTCTGTAGTTTAATGGCTGTATCATTTGTATAGAagagtgttctttaaccttcTTTCATTGGAACAGCATCTAACATCTAACTCTTTATCACAAGAGGTTTTATGGAAGTGCAGAGAATTCATTTAGGCTGCAAACATCTGTGTCATTTACCATCTCCCCATAGACCATtagaaaagacagataataacataGTTGCTATCTTGAGCCAGTCTGAGTTTAAATCTTGGCTATAGCACTAGTAGCTGTGTTCACTTAGGCAAGTTGATTAACCTCTGTatgcaacattttattttcaagtgaagAAAAGGGATGATGATAATAGttatgtctttgtctttgtccaacagttaaatgagttaatatttatcaACCACTTAGAAATGTTGTCATCCAGATATCAAGTGCTATATAAGTATGACCTATTGTTATCATTTATGTACAATACTAAATTAGGTCAACATTCTCACAGGACAACAGATCACCTTGtatcatgttatttttaatatggtaGCATATAatttagcaaaaaagaaagaatcttgatataaagaaaaccattttgGGTATTTCAAATAACATAGTTTCAAGTCATTTTCTACATAATGTTAACCTTTTGgttaaaattctttaaagttcttattaaagtaatatttttcttgtatttctacTAGGTAATTGATCTGGGTGGTGAGCCAATTAAAAGCAATGAGTACTTTGGAAATGGCTATGTGACAGAATTCAAGTATGGTGCAAAATTAGGCACAGTTCTGCGCAAGTGGGATGGAGAGAAGATGGCTTacttaaagtaaatgaaatacgatttgtcttttaaattatttcacagATGTATTAGTCTTATTATTCCAATCTGAGTTATCTTCTTTGGaacttatttagaatttttaaagattcaattaCTAATAATAAAGGTTATAGTTTCCCAAATTCCAAtgtatcatctttattatttagAATGTCAATCATGAGGATATCTCAAAACCTCAAACATAACCTAGAGACTTTAATCTATGTCTTATATAACTCTACTATATTTGGCTAGTGTTTGTATACAATATGTGAAGGCCATGCTATTATTAAAATGATTGTATGATTTATAAAGTACCTAAAATGTGGCTACATTATGgagtttacatatattatatcaATTAATTAACTTCAAATATTAGAATGTTTATATTATAACAATATAATATTGAAACCTGATTTTAACCCAGTTTTCCATTCTGTATGATGTGATATGGATGTTGATCCTTCTGAAGTCTCATCTAAATTATACTGAAACCTCTAAAAGGactttttataacaaaaatctTATACCTGTAACATGAATATAATACAAGTaatccatacatatatacatacattgaatgtataatatatctatatatatagtatatctatttatctatctctatatatatttatttttttattttaaacactccTATACAATAATCATTTAATTAGAGACAGAATTTCATTTGGGGATGCTATaccaaaagaaatacacatttaggTTACCCTAAAACTATTGGAAAAGAAtacatgtatttttgtgtatatgtgttttaatagGAACTGGGGAGAAGGATGGGGTTTCATGCGTTCTGACAGAGCACTTGTCTTTGTGGACAATCATGACAATCAGCGAGGACATGGAGCTGGAGGAGCATCTATTCTAACATTCTGGGACTCCAGGTAGGAAataaaatccacccccccccccatttttttacatttgttttaatgacattaaaagtattattttcttctatgatgATATCTTTTTGTAACCTTCAGACTGTACAAAATGGCAGTTGGATTTATGCTTGCTCATCCGTATGGATTTACACGAGTAATGTCAAGCTTCCGTTGGCCaagacattttgaaaatggaaaagtaagtttttgtgctgtccaatatatatttttctcaagaaaggAAAGGCAGTTTTGTTGTAATTGTACATGAcactattatttttactatttatcaaGTATTTAAGTATAAACCTGGTGCAGGATGCTTTTAGCAATTCAATTAATATTATGGTCTCTGTTGTCAAAGAGTATTGTAGGCTATATCAGAAGTATGACAACATCCCCTCCCCAAAGAAGCACTTTAAAATAAGGATATAGTAAGTAAAATATGTACTTCTCATACATACCTACTTCATAGAGTTGATATGAGGATTACAAGTTAACACTTGTAAAGAACTTAAAACAGTACCTGCCCATAGTATgatcaatataaatatttgttaaatactttttttaaaaaagttgtatGGAATGCAAAGAAGTTGTTCAGTTGAACTTTTGTTAAATAGGGAAAATATAAGTGGaaggaaaatatatgtattaaagaaGGGAAATTTACAGACTATTTTGGAAAAggtaaagatgagaaaaatatttggggtAATATATGGGGTATTGAGTAGCAATTTGAAAAACgaactgagaaataaaattatgaatgtatTGGGCAAgttattggaatttttttttaaactgaagattTCAGATGCAGCATTGTACAGCAACTTCATACCTAAACTAAAAATCTTTTTCACTTCAAACCAGactgatttcttccatttttttctctatctttaaaattaccggggcgcctgggtggcgcagtcggttaagcgtccgacttcagccaggtcacgatctcgcggtccgtgagttcgagccccgcgtcgggctctgggctgatggctcagagcctggagcctgtttccgattctgtgtctccctctctctctgcccctcccccggtcatgctctgtctctctctgtcccaaaaataaataaacgttgaaaaaaaaaattaaaaaaaaaaaaaataaaataaaataaaattaccaatcCGAAAACCACAAGATTAAAAATTTGATCAATTTAGTAAAGAATATTGTGATGTATTGACTAGCACATTTAtccaaaaggaagaatgaaagaaatgaatatttattcagcaaTTATCATATTCAAggcatttttcacataattatttaattaggcacagagaagttatgtATGTTaactaggttttctttttttttttttttttttatgtttatttacttattttaagagaaagagagtatgagcaggggcggggcagagaaagagggagacagaatcccaagctggctctgcactgtccagcacagagccagatgggcttgaactcacaaaccatgagataaaatcaagagtatagtgctcaactgactgagacacccagtcaccccaatgTTATCTAAGATTTTTTATCTAATAGTAATAGAATCTATGTTTTCATTCTGCTGTCTCTGACACTAAAGTTCTTGTCATTTCAATGTCATTCACTTTTTTCCCAGAGCTTAGCCATAACAATTCCTtggaaagaaagtgaagaggtaaaaaaaaaaaaaaaaaaaaaaatctgaccttTAATATATGGCACTAAGAGAATTAGCAATTGGGAAGAAAATGGTGAGGACCTGGTAAAGGGCTATAAAAATACTGAAGGAGTTAGTATTACTAAATGAAGATGCTGTAGACACAAGTAAGACAGATTGGATTTTGtgtaataaagaagaaagaaacaaatacatgaaatgttaaaaatctaagctttttttcctt is a genomic window containing:
- the LOC123598344 gene encoding alpha-amylase 2B; protein product: MKFFLLLSVIGFCWAQYNPNTKPGRTSIVHLFEWRWADIALECERYLAPKGFGGVQISPPNENVVINSPLRPWWERYQPVSYKLCTRSGNENEFKDMVTRCNNVGVHIYVDAVINHMSGNGVGAGTSSTCGSYFNPGNRDFPAVPFSHWDFNDGKCRTGSGDIENYNDPYQVRDCRLVGLLDLALEKDYVRSKIAEYLNRLIDIGVAGFRIDASKHMWPGDMKAILDKLHNLNTNWFPEGSKPFIYQEVIDLGGEPIKSNEYFGNGYVTEFKYGAKLGTVLRKWDGEKMAYLKNWGEGWGFMRSDRALVFVDNHDNQRGHGAGGASILTFWDSRLYKMAVGFMLAHPYGFTRVMSSFRWPRHFENGKDVNDWIGPPNNNGVIKEVTINPDTTCGNDWVCEHRWRQIRNMVMFRNVVDGQPFRNWWDNGSNQVAFGRGNRGFIVFNNDDWPLSLTLQTGLPAGTYCDVISGDKIDGNCTGIKIYVSGDGNAHFSVSNSAEDPFIAIHAESKL